Proteins encoded within one genomic window of Lampris incognitus isolate fLamInc1 chromosome 1, fLamInc1.hap2, whole genome shotgun sequence:
- the lysmd3 gene encoding lysM and putative peptidoglycan-binding domain-containing protein 3 isoform X1 — protein MASRSQHYGFQSATTAQPATGGYAYLFGNNGSENDLSEEDGESYELRPRGRERLRRSTSKERMDDIVYLARDIQEGDTLNSIALQYHCSVCLPSDLSVADVKRANNLLTEQDFFALRSIKIPVRRFSVLTETHNTTYLKSASPSSGRRLPQVSPVTSLPSESSTDSSSSADSVEGFLSEKDKDIEQLVKSTGPSRSSLNEVVSSITAQQQQPLLAGVEYKPASRKDPYYGADWGMRWWTAVAIMLVVGIVTPVFYLLYYEVLVKADASHHGIPIQTYPSVPHRQPQANESDLPG, from the exons ATGGCCAGTAGAAGCCAGCACTATGGTTTTCAGTCAGCCACCACAGCACAGCCTGCCACTGGTGGATATGCCTACCTGTTTGGAAACAATGGCTCCGAGAATGATCTGTCAGAGGAGGATGGAGAGAGTTATGAGCTTCGGCCCAGAGGCAGAGAGCGATTGCGGAGGAGCACTTCCAAAGAGAGGATGGATGATATTGTCTATCTGGCCAGAGATATCCAGGAGGGGGACACCCTGAACAGTATCGCCCTACAGTACCATTGCTCAGTATGTCTGCCCTCAGACCTAAGT GTGGCGGACGTCAAGCGGGCCAACAACCTCTTGACCGAGCAGGATTTTTTCGCTCTACGATCCATAAAGATTCCAGTGAGGCGCTTCAGTGTCCTCACAGAGACTCACAACACTACATATCTCAAATCTGCCTCCCCCTCTAGTGGGCGACGCCTGCCCCAGGTTTCTCCAGTTACCTCCCTCCCCTCCGAGTCGTCTACAgactcctcttcctccgctgACAGTGTGGAGGGATTCCTTTCGGAAAAGGACAAGGACATTGAGCAGTTGGTTAAGTCCACAGGCCCATCACGGAGCAGCTTAAATGAGGTTGTGTCCTCCATAACTGCCCAACAGCAGCAGCCTCTCCTTGCGGGAGTTGAGTATAAACCAGCGTCCCGGAAAGACCCCTACTATGGAGCAGACTGGGGCATGAGATGGTGGACAGCCGTGGCCATCATGCTGGTTGTGGGTATCGTCACGCCGGTGTTCTATTTGCTGTACTATGAAGTTTTGGTAAAAGCTGACGCCAGCCATCATGGCATTCCTATACAAACTTACCCCAGTGTGCCTCACAGGCAGCCGCAGGCCAATGAGTCGGaccttcctgggtga
- the lysmd3 gene encoding lysM and putative peptidoglycan-binding domain-containing protein 3 isoform X2 — MASRSQHYGFQSATTAQPATGGYAYLFGNNGSENDLSEEDGESYELRPRGRERLRRSTSKERMDDIVYLARDIQEGDTLNSIALQYHCSVADVKRANNLLTEQDFFALRSIKIPVRRFSVLTETHNTTYLKSASPSSGRRLPQVSPVTSLPSESSTDSSSSADSVEGFLSEKDKDIEQLVKSTGPSRSSLNEVVSSITAQQQQPLLAGVEYKPASRKDPYYGADWGMRWWTAVAIMLVVGIVTPVFYLLYYEVLVKADASHHGIPIQTYPSVPHRQPQANESDLPG; from the exons ATGGCCAGTAGAAGCCAGCACTATGGTTTTCAGTCAGCCACCACAGCACAGCCTGCCACTGGTGGATATGCCTACCTGTTTGGAAACAATGGCTCCGAGAATGATCTGTCAGAGGAGGATGGAGAGAGTTATGAGCTTCGGCCCAGAGGCAGAGAGCGATTGCGGAGGAGCACTTCCAAAGAGAGGATGGATGATATTGTCTATCTGGCCAGAGATATCCAGGAGGGGGACACCCTGAACAGTATCGCCCTACAGTACCATTGCTCA GTGGCGGACGTCAAGCGGGCCAACAACCTCTTGACCGAGCAGGATTTTTTCGCTCTACGATCCATAAAGATTCCAGTGAGGCGCTTCAGTGTCCTCACAGAGACTCACAACACTACATATCTCAAATCTGCCTCCCCCTCTAGTGGGCGACGCCTGCCCCAGGTTTCTCCAGTTACCTCCCTCCCCTCCGAGTCGTCTACAgactcctcttcctccgctgACAGTGTGGAGGGATTCCTTTCGGAAAAGGACAAGGACATTGAGCAGTTGGTTAAGTCCACAGGCCCATCACGGAGCAGCTTAAATGAGGTTGTGTCCTCCATAACTGCCCAACAGCAGCAGCCTCTCCTTGCGGGAGTTGAGTATAAACCAGCGTCCCGGAAAGACCCCTACTATGGAGCAGACTGGGGCATGAGATGGTGGACAGCCGTGGCCATCATGCTGGTTGTGGGTATCGTCACGCCGGTGTTCTATTTGCTGTACTATGAAGTTTTGGTAAAAGCTGACGCCAGCCATCATGGCATTCCTATACAAACTTACCCCAGTGTGCCTCACAGGCAGCCGCAGGCCAATGAGTCGGaccttcctgggtga